One stretch of Halobaculum marinum DNA includes these proteins:
- the argH gene encoding argininosuccinate lyase, translating into MSDGEDAHDGDDAAETVVRRDRFAGGPARGFMSSLAADERIFAADLAVDRAHTVMLAEQDIVGDDEAGEILAGLDTVESAGHGALPDGEDVHEAIESAVVADVGPVGGKMHTARSRNDEVAACIRYRYREDLLAAAEATLALREALLDAAAEHADTVLPGFTHRQYAQPVTVGHFLSSYAGAVERDTARLLAAFDTTNVSPLGGAAFGGTTFDVDRERTAALLGFDGVVENSTDAASARDFLVEGTAALANLTATLSGLATDLIEHAKDGYFDPSDDYASTSSIMPQKVNPDTLELARAVAGDVSGDLTGLLTTLKGLPRAYNRDLQRATPHAWDAVDDATEATEVVAGAVATGDWDAEACAADAGAGFSTATGVADALAAAGLPFRTAHEVVAEAAATAPDDADPETLAANLDTATQEVLGESLYDYVSRETIDAALNPAGSVASRASRGGPAPDAVADSLARMTETYDDHEAALAARRDALATAEADLADAVSEYV; encoded by the coding sequence ATGAGTGACGGCGAAGACGCGCACGACGGCGACGACGCGGCCGAGACCGTGGTCCGCCGCGACCGCTTCGCGGGTGGCCCCGCACGCGGGTTCATGTCGAGCCTCGCGGCCGACGAGCGCATCTTCGCCGCCGACCTCGCGGTCGACCGCGCGCACACGGTGATGCTCGCGGAGCAGGACATCGTCGGCGACGACGAGGCCGGCGAGATTCTGGCTGGGCTCGACACCGTCGAGAGCGCCGGCCACGGTGCGCTCCCCGACGGGGAGGACGTCCACGAGGCCATCGAGTCGGCGGTCGTCGCCGACGTCGGCCCCGTGGGCGGGAAGATGCACACGGCCCGCTCGCGCAACGACGAGGTGGCCGCCTGCATCCGCTACCGCTACCGCGAGGACCTGCTGGCGGCCGCCGAGGCGACGCTGGCGCTCCGCGAGGCACTCCTCGACGCTGCGGCCGAGCACGCCGACACGGTGCTGCCGGGGTTCACCCACCGGCAGTACGCCCAGCCGGTGACCGTGGGACACTTCCTGTCGTCGTACGCAGGCGCCGTCGAGCGCGACACCGCGCGCCTGCTGGCGGCATTCGACACGACGAACGTGTCGCCGCTCGGCGGTGCGGCGTTCGGTGGCACCACCTTCGACGTGGACCGCGAGCGCACCGCCGCCCTGCTCGGCTTCGACGGCGTCGTCGAGAACTCGACGGACGCCGCCTCCGCTCGCGACTTCCTCGTGGAGGGGACCGCCGCGCTGGCGAACCTGACGGCGACGCTGTCGGGGCTCGCGACGGACCTCATCGAGCACGCGAAGGACGGCTACTTCGACCCCTCGGACGACTACGCGTCCACGTCGTCGATCATGCCCCAGAAGGTGAACCCGGACACGCTCGAACTCGCTCGCGCCGTCGCGGGCGACGTGTCCGGCGACCTGACGGGCCTGCTGACGACGCTGAAGGGGCTGCCGCGCGCGTACAACCGCGACCTGCAGCGTGCGACGCCGCACGCGTGGGACGCCGTCGACGACGCGACCGAGGCGACGGAGGTCGTCGCCGGCGCGGTCGCGACGGGCGACTGGGACGCGGAGGCGTGTGCCGCCGACGCGGGGGCGGGGTTCTCGACGGCGACCGGCGTGGCCGACGCGCTGGCGGCGGCGGGCCTCCCGTTCCGCACGGCCCACGAGGTGGTCGCCGAGGCCGCCGCGACGGCACCCGACGACGCGGATCCGGAGACGCTCGCCGCAAATCTTGACACGGCCACACAAGAGGTACTGGGGGAGTCCCTCTACGACTACGTGAGCCGCGAGACCATCGACGCCGCGCTCAACCCCGCCGGGAGCGTCGCCTCCCGCGCGTCGCGCGGCGGCCCGGCGCCCGACGCCGTGGCCGACTCCCTC
- a CDS encoding argininosuccinate synthase, with protein MTKRVALAFSGGLDTTVCVPLLEEEYGYDEVVGVTVDVGQPSEEFDEAEETAEALDLEHYVVDAKEEFAELCMDSVRANATYQGYPLGTALARPVIAEAILGVAEEHDCDALAHGCTGKGNDQLRFETVWRASDKEVIAPVRELGLTREWEIEYADEKDLPVESGNEGAWSIDTNLWSRSVEGDDLEDPTYVPPEDIYDWTTTPGEVEGEELVDVEFEGGHPVGLNGEAMDPVDLIEELNDLAGAYGVGRTDMMEDRMLGLKVRENYEHPAATVLLTAHEALEQLVFTKSERDFKQQIDDQWAQQGYKGLVDNPLMTSLEGYLDAGQEKVTGTVTVKLQGGQCRPVARDSEYGVYSESAASFNTETVDGIEQADATGVAKYHGFQERLANEVLAGVKESSETDEEDEEGEKLKADGGEVAEE; from the coding sequence ATGACAAAACGCGTTGCGCTCGCATTCAGCGGCGGACTCGACACCACAGTGTGCGTCCCGCTCCTCGAAGAGGAGTACGGCTACGACGAGGTCGTCGGCGTCACCGTCGACGTCGGCCAGCCGTCCGAGGAGTTCGACGAGGCCGAGGAGACCGCCGAGGCGCTCGACCTCGAACACTACGTCGTCGACGCCAAGGAAGAGTTCGCGGAGCTGTGTATGGACTCCGTCCGCGCGAACGCCACCTATCAGGGCTACCCGCTCGGCACGGCGCTCGCGCGCCCGGTGATCGCCGAGGCGATTCTGGGCGTCGCCGAGGAGCACGACTGCGACGCCCTCGCCCACGGCTGCACGGGGAAGGGGAACGACCAACTCCGCTTCGAGACGGTGTGGCGCGCCTCCGACAAGGAGGTCATCGCGCCCGTGCGCGAACTCGGCCTCACCCGCGAGTGGGAGATCGAGTACGCCGACGAGAAGGACCTGCCCGTCGAGAGCGGCAACGAGGGCGCCTGGAGTATCGACACGAACCTCTGGTCGCGTTCGGTCGAGGGCGACGACCTCGAAGACCCGACGTACGTCCCGCCGGAGGACATCTACGACTGGACGACCACGCCCGGCGAGGTCGAGGGCGAGGAACTCGTCGACGTCGAGTTCGAGGGCGGCCACCCGGTCGGCCTGAACGGCGAGGCGATGGACCCCGTCGACCTCATCGAGGAACTGAACGACCTCGCGGGCGCGTACGGCGTCGGCCGCACGGACATGATGGAGGACCGCATGCTCGGCCTGAAGGTGCGCGAGAACTACGAGCACCCCGCGGCGACCGTCCTCCTCACCGCACACGAGGCGCTCGAACAGCTCGTGTTCACGAAGTCCGAGCGCGACTTCAAACAGCAGATCGACGACCAGTGGGCCCAGCAGGGGTACAAGGGGCTCGTCGACAATCCGCTGATGACCTCGCTGGAGGGGTACCTCGACGCCGGGCAGGAGAAGGTCACCGGCACGGTGACGGTCAAACTGCAGGGCGGCCAGTGCCGCCCCGTCGCCCGTGACTCCGAGTACGGCGTCTACTCCGAGTCGGCGGCGTCGTTCAACACCGAGACCGTCGACGGCATCGAGCAGGCCGACGCGACGGGCGTCGCGAAGTACCACGGCTTCCAGGAGCGCCTCGCCAACGAGGTCCTCGCGGGCGTCAAGGAGTCCAGCGAGACCGACGAGGAAGACGAGGAGGGCGAGAAGCTGAAGGCCGACGGCGGCGAGGTCGCGGAGGAGTAA